The following are encoded in a window of Candidatus Jordarchaeales archaeon genomic DNA:
- the mtxX gene encoding methanogenesis marker protein Mmp4/MtxX, whose amino-acid sequence MIYDSIVRAASRRRVKVGVGVGDWKGAVRVVSGVKQASEIVDVVLVGAPELEGRVSYEPFYQSREPERKLLELLVSGEVDGVVRGGLSASTFLKHVKQTFKVEKILRIALLEDAAGHQFMFSPVGVDEGESVEEKISLAAGAADFLRKISVAPKIAVLSGGRLGDIGRSPRVDKTIREAEEAARILRERGYDAEHYQILIEDAIADERNVVVAPDGISGNLIYRTLIHLGLGKSYGAIYLNLPKSVVDTSRAAPPNEYTGAVIMAAATVNLQER is encoded by the coding sequence TTGATATACGATTCTATAGTTCGAGCAGCGTCAAGGAGACGGGTGAAAGTAGGCGTAGGAGTAGGCGACTGGAAGGGCGCGGTCAGAGTTGTGTCAGGGGTTAAGCAGGCATCAGAAATCGTTGACGTAGTGCTTGTCGGGGCCCCCGAGCTGGAAGGTAGGGTTAGCTACGAGCCGTTCTATCAGTCGAGGGAGCCTGAGAGAAAGCTGCTAGAACTCCTCGTCTCGGGGGAAGTCGACGGGGTTGTTCGAGGCGGGCTCAGCGCTTCAACTTTTCTGAAACATGTGAAGCAAACGTTTAAAGTTGAAAAAATTTTGAGGATCGCACTGTTGGAGGACGCCGCCGGCCACCAGTTCATGTTCTCCCCCGTTGGAGTAGACGAAGGGGAGAGCGTCGAGGAGAAGATTTCTCTCGCAGCTGGGGCAGCGGACTTTCTTAGGAAGATAAGTGTGGCACCTAAAATAGCGGTTCTCTCTGGTGGGCGCTTAGGCGACATTGGTAGGAGCCCAAGAGTTGATAAGACGATAAGGGAGGCTGAGGAGGCCGCTAGGATTCTCAGGGAGAGAGGGTACGACGCCGAGCACTACCAGATACTGATAGAGGACGCTATAGCGGATGAAAGGAACGTGGTAGTGGCGCCCGACGGGATTTCAGGAAACCTGATTTACAGAACACTCATACACCTCGGCTTAGGAAAGTCTTACGGAGCGATATACCTTAACTTGCCGAAATCCGTAGTGGACACGTCGAGAGCGGCTCCCCCCAACGAGTACACCGGAGCTGTTATTATGGCTGCTGCAACAGTGAACCTTCAAGAGCGTTAA
- a CDS encoding ABC transporter ATP-binding protein, whose amino-acid sequence MSGEKFIELEGVYVRLGGKTVLENVSFYAEKGELIAVIGGSGAGKTTCLRVLTGQLHPAKGEVHVAGINVVKEKEKLKHVLGYVPQLDEVGLYYEFSALKNACLFARMYGVPEREAKRRAIEILEVLGFKDRELMEKPVGKLSGGERKRVSICIGLIHEPQVLLLDEPTTGLDAHLRVDVLNYLRNINKQYNVTMGIVSHDLETTDFCDRVVILDRGRVVLFGDPKKFVDSIRAGYAFEVSFKKLTEKDVSKIKDLRIVVNVLRTGRKTLKIFVKRVEDPLNLLLSGLEDAGLTPTSITSSDITFTDYFRIAAMERKEEYFPTELLEST is encoded by the coding sequence TTGTCCGGGGAAAAGTTCATAGAGCTCGAGGGCGTGTACGTGCGCCTCGGCGGGAAAACTGTATTAGAGAATGTAAGCTTCTACGCTGAGAAAGGAGAACTGATAGCGGTTATAGGTGGAAGCGGCGCTGGCAAAACCACCTGCCTCAGGGTTCTAACTGGACAGCTTCACCCCGCTAAGGGAGAGGTACACGTTGCCGGAATAAACGTCGTAAAGGAGAAAGAGAAGCTAAAGCACGTCTTAGGCTACGTCCCCCAGCTTGACGAGGTCGGGCTTTACTACGAGTTCTCAGCGCTAAAAAACGCTTGCCTCTTCGCCCGAATGTACGGCGTACCTGAGAGGGAGGCTAAGCGTAGAGCGATAGAAATCTTGGAGGTTCTTGGTTTCAAAGACAGAGAGCTCATGGAGAAGCCTGTTGGCAAGCTCTCGGGCGGCGAAAGGAAGCGAGTTTCAATTTGTATTGGGCTAATACACGAGCCGCAAGTGCTCTTGCTGGACGAACCAACAACAGGCCTCGACGCCCACCTAAGAGTGGATGTGCTGAACTACCTGCGGAACATAAACAAGCAGTACAATGTGACCATGGGAATAGTGAGTCACGACCTCGAGACCACCGACTTCTGCGACCGCGTGGTTATCCTTGACAGGGGTCGCGTGGTTCTCTTCGGTGACCCTAAAAAGTTTGTTGACAGCATACGAGCAGGCTACGCTTTCGAGGTATCCTTCAAGAAACTGACGGAAAAAGATGTTTCAAAAATAAAGGACTTGAGGATTGTCGTTAATGTTCTAAGGACGGGGAGGAAGACTCTCAAGATATTTGTCAAGAGGGTGGAGGACCCTCTAAACCTTTTGCTCAGCGGACTCGAGGATGCTGGTTTGACCCCGACGTCCATAACGTCTAGTGACATAACCTTCACAGACTACTTCAGAATTGCAGCTATGGAGAGAAAGGAGGAGTACTTCCCTACGGAGCTGTTAGAAAGCACCTAG
- a CDS encoding ABC transporter ATP-binding protein, with protein MSSKGFSEEAFFTGRMIARAVKWCQEREGNIIDVVLNGVWRKSGESFRGTGRVLKVYSRPFRKFFVVMLDHGVRGSKRIEKGVVITVGGPRSKCDVQAANIVFRNRLKKSTSQLKFFDGSELSHAVKWLRKVTPLMKVHCTVEGVWLHSNTDFTGEGEILVVEDNPLKKFFVMSVNKGVIGGRELKGVLVSVGRPSLRYQLEFLARKVLILLVNFYFRRMLENVRLLLSRCGLSVVTSSAAAARVRRKVREIVEQTITVLLRVSESSRIVDVAASKVVLTPRHEMVPSNEYALKVRGLTVSYSGKTVLRDVSFSLREGEILGIVGESGSGKSTCMKALIGEITPDSGEILIYGFPPSRKEFVAPLIGYVPQDLSRMYENFTPMENIVYFGRQYGIPEDELVKRGKRILKELDIFHKGNMKVEELSGGEKRRVSIAIALVHYPKILFLDEPTSGLDLVRRHELWSYLEKINETYGTTLVVITHYPSEAEYCDKVAVFVRGKGLMDFGTPKELVSKLPGNGYAIGLVLEEDDPRAEDVIKSVEGVAHVFRVGPYYKILVEGKDNRVVLNRILSRLESEGFKVYKVEPRIELTFEDYFRYVAGAG; from the coding sequence ATGTCGTCTAAGGGCTTCTCCGAGGAAGCCTTCTTCACTGGGAGGATGATTGCCCGTGCCGTTAAATGGTGCCAGGAGAGGGAAGGAAACATCATAGACGTCGTACTTAATGGCGTCTGGCGGAAGAGCGGTGAATCGTTTAGGGGCACGGGCCGCGTATTGAAAGTTTACTCGCGCCCCTTCAGGAAGTTTTTTGTAGTGATGTTAGACCACGGTGTGCGTGGAAGTAAGCGCATCGAGAAAGGCGTCGTCATCACCGTCGGTGGGCCGCGCTCTAAGTGCGACGTTCAGGCGGCTAACATCGTTTTCAGGAACAGGCTGAAGAAGTCCACCTCTCAGCTTAAGTTCTTTGACGGCAGCGAGCTCAGCCACGCTGTCAAGTGGCTTCGGAAAGTTACCCCACTGATGAAAGTTCACTGCACTGTGGAAGGTGTGTGGCTTCACAGCAACACCGACTTCACGGGTGAAGGCGAAATTCTAGTGGTTGAGGACAATCCTCTAAAAAAGTTCTTCGTAATGTCCGTGAACAAAGGCGTAATAGGGGGGCGCGAGCTAAAGGGTGTCTTAGTGTCGGTTGGACGTCCGTCACTGAGATACCAGCTTGAGTTTCTGGCGAGAAAAGTTCTCATACTCCTCGTTAACTTCTACTTTAGGAGAATGCTGGAAAACGTCCGCCTGCTGCTAAGCCGCTGCGGGCTAAGCGTTGTCACGAGTAGCGCGGCTGCAGCCAGGGTGCGGAGAAAAGTAAGGGAGATTGTGGAGCAAACAATAACCGTGCTTTTAAGGGTATCTGAGAGCTCGAGAATAGTTGATGTCGCCGCCAGCAAGGTAGTCCTAACACCGAGACATGAAATGGTCCCCTCCAATGAGTATGCTTTAAAGGTGCGGGGTCTCACAGTTTCATATAGCGGGAAAACTGTTTTAAGGGACGTATCTTTCTCCTTGAGGGAAGGAGAAATCCTAGGGATAGTTGGTGAGTCTGGGAGTGGGAAAAGCACCTGTATGAAGGCGCTGATAGGCGAGATAACACCAGACTCTGGGGAAATCCTCATATATGGTTTTCCCCCGTCTAGGAAGGAGTTTGTCGCCCCACTAATAGGCTACGTTCCACAAGACCTAAGCAGGATGTATGAGAACTTCACTCCGATGGAGAACATAGTCTACTTCGGGAGACAGTACGGGATTCCAGAAGACGAGCTGGTGAAAAGGGGAAAACGAATCCTGAAAGAGCTAGACATATTCCACAAGGGAAACATGAAAGTAGAGGAGCTAAGCGGTGGGGAAAAAAGAAGGGTTAGCATAGCAATAGCTCTCGTCCACTACCCGAAAATCCTCTTCCTTGATGAGCCGACAAGCGGCTTGGACCTTGTTAGAAGACACGAGCTCTGGAGTTACCTGGAGAAGATCAACGAGACATATGGTACAACGCTCGTTGTAATAACACATTACCCCTCCGAAGCGGAGTACTGCGACAAAGTTGCTGTTTTCGTAAGGGGGAAGGGGCTCATGGACTTTGGGACACCGAAGGAGCTCGTTTCTAAGCTGCCTGGAAACGGTTACGCTATAGGCCTCGTGCTGGAGGAGGACGATCCAAGGGCGGAAGACGTAATAAAGAGCGTTGAAGGTGTCGCTCACGTTTTCAGAGTTGGACCATACTACAAGATACTTGTTGAAGGAAAGGATAATAGGGTGGTTTTGAACAGGATTTTAAGCCGCTTGGAGTCGGAGGGGTTCAAGGTTTACAAGGTTGAGCCAAGGATTGAGCTTACATTTGAAGACTACTTCAGATACGTGGCGGGGGCCGGATGA
- a CDS encoding ABC transporter permease, which produces MSRALSRLAGSLIRISALVRKELEGIIKDRMALVVLILLPVIITFSLGAYQFRVLTLADYAKIAVINQDTSIGDPNYDFADEFFWELVANANKSTCIVFPLNDENVANFLLWRGDIEAVIIIPFGFNSHLASNRDPEAPFPVPAYINLTLDGTDFESQKKVLDCVTGAIANFKIRFNFTKDEVIPAITAVMGPSEEQGFDLRVTVPLIVPLLLIGGIMILTSQCVVGDVPLRRLLLTPASKSEAILAKVLAYLITSIIQMMIIIGILSLAYSYQPMGSYVNLILSFLCSSLFGITLGVFISVMSNSRLQANQYFIFAFLTLVVIELAVPVADVKNASPLHMAREAITNIASRGLPLYYAYPPMLGLLIYSLFFLALSLIAFSLKKSVV; this is translated from the coding sequence ATGTCACGTGCACTATCTAGGCTTGCCGGAAGCCTGATTCGAATATCTGCCCTGGTGAGAAAGGAGCTCGAGGGGATAATTAAGGACAGGATGGCTCTAGTGGTTTTAATCCTCCTTCCCGTGATAATCACCTTCAGCCTTGGTGCTTACCAGTTTAGGGTGCTCACACTTGCCGACTACGCTAAGATAGCTGTTATAAACCAGGACACCAGCATAGGGGACCCAAACTACGATTTTGCGGATGAATTCTTCTGGGAGCTAGTTGCCAACGCTAATAAAAGCACATGCATAGTCTTCCCCTTAAACGACGAGAACGTCGCCAACTTCTTGCTGTGGCGCGGCGACATAGAAGCCGTGATAATAATACCGTTCGGATTTAATAGCCACCTGGCTAGCAATAGGGACCCGGAGGCGCCATTCCCCGTTCCGGCCTACATAAACTTAACCCTTGATGGCACGGACTTCGAGAGCCAAAAGAAAGTATTAGACTGCGTGACGGGCGCCATAGCTAACTTCAAGATACGCTTCAACTTCACAAAGGACGAGGTAATCCCCGCAATAACCGCCGTCATGGGGCCGAGTGAAGAGCAGGGATTCGACTTGAGAGTAACAGTCCCCCTAATAGTCCCCTTGCTCCTGATAGGGGGCATAATGATACTGACCTCTCAGTGCGTTGTCGGCGACGTTCCCTTAAGGAGGCTACTGCTCACACCTGCAAGTAAGTCTGAAGCAATTCTAGCGAAGGTTTTAGCGTACCTCATAACGAGTATCATTCAGATGATGATAATAATAGGGATCCTCAGCTTAGCATACAGCTACCAGCCCATGGGCTCCTACGTCAACCTGATTCTCAGCTTCCTCTGCAGCTCGCTCTTCGGAATAACGCTCGGCGTTTTCATATCCGTCATGAGCAATTCCCGCCTCCAAGCCAACCAGTACTTCATATTCGCCTTTCTAACGTTAGTAGTGATAGAACTAGCGGTCCCAGTAGCGGACGTTAAAAACGCCAGCCCACTGCACATGGCTAGGGAAGCTATTACGAACATAGCGTCGAGGGGGCTGCCACTCTACTACGCCTATCCCCCAATGCTTGGCCTACTAATCTACAGCCTGTTCTTCCTCGCTCTCTCACTGATAGCTTTCTCACTGAAGAAGTCGGTGGTGTGA
- the fbp gene encoding fructose-1,6-bisphosphate aldolase/phosphatase: MFGRCPLEGGEVMAKITVSIIKADIGSLAGHHVVYDECIEVAKDCLQKGVDEGIILDYYVTNCGDDLELIMSHRRGESNPEVHRLAWDTFLKAAEVARKFKLYAAGQDLLKDTFSGNVKGMGPGVAELEFEERRSDPVICFMADKTEPGAFNLPMYKIFADPFNTAGLVIDPSMHDGFVFEVYDVIDHQYVRLSCPEELYDLLAIIGTPGRYVVRKVYKKDGTPAAAVSTTRLSLIAGKYVGKDDPCAIVRAQHGLPAVGEVLEPFALPYLVAGWMRGSHHGPLMPVSQKDAKCTRFDGPPRIVALGFQVSDGKLIGPADLFDDPAFDEARRMANQIADYMRRHGPFMPHRLGPEEIEYTTLPQVIEKLKDKFVKEED, encoded by the coding sequence ATGTTTGGAAGATGTCCGCTTGAAGGGGGAGAAGTTATGGCGAAGATCACCGTGTCCATAATAAAGGCGGACATAGGTTCGCTTGCAGGACACCATGTGGTTTACGATGAGTGCATCGAAGTGGCGAAGGATTGCTTGCAGAAAGGTGTAGACGAAGGTATAATTCTAGATTACTATGTGACTAACTGCGGCGACGACTTGGAGTTAATAATGAGCCACAGGAGGGGTGAGTCAAACCCTGAAGTGCACAGGCTGGCTTGGGACACCTTCCTGAAGGCAGCTGAGGTTGCGCGTAAGTTTAAGCTGTACGCCGCCGGGCAGGATTTGCTAAAGGACACATTTTCAGGGAACGTTAAGGGTATGGGTCCCGGTGTGGCGGAGCTCGAATTTGAGGAGAGGAGGTCGGATCCAGTAATATGCTTCATGGCGGACAAGACAGAGCCGGGAGCCTTTAACCTCCCGATGTACAAGATCTTCGCCGACCCGTTTAACACGGCTGGACTAGTGATAGACCCATCCATGCATGATGGCTTCGTTTTCGAGGTCTACGACGTCATAGACCACCAGTACGTGAGGCTTTCGTGCCCCGAGGAACTCTATGACCTGCTCGCGATAATAGGGACGCCTGGAAGGTATGTTGTGAGGAAGGTTTACAAAAAGGATGGAACACCTGCAGCGGCCGTATCGACGACGAGGCTTAGTCTCATAGCCGGCAAATACGTAGGTAAGGATGACCCGTGCGCAATAGTAAGAGCACAACACGGGCTACCTGCAGTAGGAGAAGTTCTTGAGCCGTTTGCCCTCCCGTACCTCGTCGCCGGCTGGATGAGAGGAAGCCACCATGGGCCACTAATGCCCGTCTCGCAAAAGGATGCCAAGTGCACACGGTTCGACGGCCCACCGAGGATAGTTGCGCTAGGGTTCCAGGTTAGCGACGGTAAGCTTATAGGGCCAGCCGACCTCTTCGACGACCCAGCCTTCGACGAGGCGAGGAGAATGGCAAACCAGATAGCAGACTACATGAGAAGACATGGACCGTTCATGCCACACAGGCTTGGACCAGAAGAGATAGAATATACTACTCTGCCACAAGTTATCGAGAAGCTGAAAGACAAATTTGTAAAAGAAGAAGATTAG